Proteins from a genomic interval of Paenibacillus sp. RC334:
- a CDS encoding RNA polymerase sigma factor, protein MESNRDLFDLYQRDVYRTCYYMVHNASDAEDLTQEVFITLFRSNREHIEHLKAWIMKITVNHCLNYLKRRNSLHMKVSANPYLFTGTESKPVDRLVEDRESAEEWAVYMNRLPAKIRAVLTLRYMHDFTLAEISELLTIPLGTVKSRTHKGLRLMERILRDTGAQIPELEGENYEKSRTGIEAQIK, encoded by the coding sequence TTGGAGAGCAATCGAGATTTGTTTGATCTGTATCAACGGGATGTATACCGGACCTGCTACTATATGGTACATAATGCATCGGATGCAGAAGATTTAACTCAGGAAGTGTTTATCACTTTGTTTCGCAGCAATCGCGAACATATCGAACACCTAAAGGCCTGGATTATGAAAATTACAGTAAACCATTGTCTGAATTACCTTAAACGCCGAAACAGCTTGCATATGAAGGTGTCGGCTAATCCCTATTTATTCACCGGGACCGAAAGCAAGCCCGTAGACAGGCTGGTGGAGGACCGCGAATCCGCAGAGGAATGGGCTGTTTATATGAATCGTCTTCCGGCCAAAATCCGCGCTGTGCTAACACTCCGATATATGCATGATTTCACGCTGGCGGAAATATCCGAGTTGCTGACAATCCCGCTGGGAACCGTCAAATCAAGGACACACAAAGGGCTTCGGCTAATGGAGCGAATACTGAGGGATACAGGCGCACAGATTCCCGAGCTGGAAGGAGAGAACTATGAAAAAAGTAGAACAGGCATTGAAGCGCAAATTAAATGA
- a CDS encoding DUF4179 domain-containing protein, producing MKKVEQALKRKLNDDSGVAYPDFEKMWDRMEQAGQTASTLTNAYDSVESVTPRRNINCRKIAIAASLSALLIAVPVYAAIHYNWDNLLHGRSGIQTALNQDLGQPLEQSITRDGVKLTLHTAIVDENRTVILYSLNVAKSKDNEFWNVKGITLKNATGKNSEGEYNFQQWDPKNQRYNGYFESDWTPQQDTENMRLTVEHVELDSIQELDLPLDIQSPKIQTFTLDRDGLQDMKVQVFEQGKDKLLLSSAITFDSSIPKRWDNPQIIAYKGGEPVMSQPGGAFGKPGDNGEYTAQQYFIREHVPEGQITYKLQYAKTEKSIDEPINFDLHLSKKQMESGTIKTVLNIPLEKGNPNFTMEEMVVTPTQIRLTIRGKKKFADIPYQKYFLSVNGKTLEGNKWSSPSSTPDLTTLRFERPSDLVIAKDTPITFTGKYKVTIHSDDKTPQRLKDISEQKQTLTTQIGGYPVKWTYYKQGADLFVETESKDARFGGINQTHIGLGKERILGKPISANFTGDGNNKAVDVYKNFKGTEASIYMFFYTTDEPEAEITVPLQPLTTQSEASK from the coding sequence ATGAAAAAAGTAGAACAGGCATTGAAGCGCAAATTAAATGATGATTCGGGAGTTGCCTATCCTGACTTCGAGAAGATGTGGGATCGGATGGAACAGGCAGGACAGACTGCCTCCACTTTAACAAATGCTTACGATTCAGTCGAATCAGTTACTCCACGCCGAAACATAAATTGCCGCAAAATAGCTATCGCTGCTTCTCTGAGCGCACTTCTCATTGCTGTTCCCGTCTATGCCGCCATCCATTATAATTGGGACAATTTGCTACACGGAAGAAGCGGCATTCAGACGGCACTAAATCAAGACCTTGGGCAGCCACTAGAGCAGTCCATCACCAGAGATGGAGTGAAACTGACGCTGCATACGGCTATTGTGGATGAGAACCGGACCGTGATCCTGTACAGCTTGAATGTGGCAAAAAGTAAAGACAACGAGTTTTGGAATGTCAAAGGCATAACGCTTAAAAACGCCACGGGGAAAAACAGTGAAGGGGAGTATAACTTTCAACAATGGGACCCGAAAAATCAACGGTACAACGGGTACTTTGAAAGTGACTGGACACCGCAGCAGGACACAGAGAACATGCGGCTGACCGTAGAACATGTAGAGCTTGACAGCATACAGGAGTTGGATTTACCGCTTGATATCCAATCTCCCAAAATACAAACTTTCACACTGGATCGTGACGGTTTACAAGATATGAAGGTGCAGGTATTTGAACAAGGGAAGGATAAACTGTTGCTGTCCTCGGCGATTACCTTCGATTCGTCGATACCCAAGAGATGGGATAATCCGCAAATCATTGCCTACAAAGGCGGAGAGCCTGTGATGTCGCAGCCTGGAGGGGCTTTTGGCAAACCCGGAGATAACGGGGAGTATACAGCACAGCAATATTTTATCCGAGAACATGTACCGGAAGGGCAAATTACTTACAAGCTGCAATATGCCAAAACCGAGAAAAGTATAGATGAACCGATAAATTTTGATCTCCATCTTAGCAAAAAACAAATGGAGAGCGGAACCATTAAAACCGTCCTGAATATTCCTTTGGAGAAAGGAAATCCGAATTTCACAATGGAAGAGATGGTTGTCACACCTACGCAAATCCGTCTCACGATCAGAGGCAAGAAGAAATTCGCCGATATACCTTATCAAAAATACTTCCTTTCCGTAAACGGTAAAACGTTGGAGGGTAACAAATGGTCATCACCCAGTAGCACTCCTGATCTGACCACCCTCCGTTTTGAACGACCCTCCGATCTTGTGATTGCCAAGGATACACCGATTACGTTTACAGGGAAATATAAGGTTACGATCCATTCGGATGACAAAACGCCACAGCGTTTAAAGGATATTTCTGAACAAAAACAGACGCTAACTACACAAATCGGCGGTTATCCTGTGAAGTGGACCTACTACAAGCAAGGGGCGGACTTGTTCGTAGAAACTGAAAGCAAGGACGCTCGTTTTGGCGGGATCAACCAGACTCATATTGGCCTGGGTAAAGAACGGATTTTGGGTAAACCGATCTCGGCTAATTTTACAGGGGACGGCAATAACAAAGCGGTTGATGTCTATAAGAATTTCAAGGGAACCGAGGCTTCTATCTATATGTTCTTCTATACAACAGACGAACCAGAAGCAGAGATTACTGTACCCTTACAGCCTCTGACGACTCAAAGCGAAGCATCTAAATAG
- a CDS encoding carbohydrate ABC transporter permease, whose translation MKMSRHTNWPALLLVTLGTIFILFPLYMTVTIALKNPEQMAHSAFAFPTELHWENFSRAVEMTNFFSAFQNSVMVTTSTVVLTLLTNSMVAYAISRNMQRRFFKGLYFYFVSAMFIPFPIIMLPIVKLASGLHMTNLFGLIMLHTVYGLAFNVFVYVGYIRSIPVALEEAATVDGATTWGTFWRIIFPLMAPISATVGILTCLSTYNDFLLPLIIISDPEQYTLPLVQYVFQGQFNTDFNLAFASYLMALLPMIIVYFIAQKWIINGVTQGSVK comes from the coding sequence ATGAAAATGAGCAGACATACCAACTGGCCTGCACTGCTTCTGGTGACGTTGGGAACGATATTTATCCTGTTTCCCCTCTATATGACGGTGACGATTGCGCTTAAAAATCCTGAGCAGATGGCGCATTCTGCCTTTGCTTTTCCGACCGAGCTGCATTGGGAAAATTTTAGTCGTGCGGTGGAAATGACCAACTTTTTCAGCGCTTTTCAAAATAGTGTGATGGTCACGACATCAACGGTAGTGCTGACGCTGTTGACCAATTCCATGGTCGCTTATGCAATTTCGCGTAATATGCAGCGGCGCTTTTTTAAAGGATTATATTTTTACTTTGTGAGCGCCATGTTCATTCCGTTCCCGATCATCATGCTGCCGATTGTTAAATTGGCCTCGGGACTTCATATGACCAATCTGTTTGGTCTGATTATGCTGCATACGGTGTACGGGCTGGCGTTTAATGTGTTCGTCTATGTCGGCTATATCCGTTCCATTCCGGTGGCGCTGGAAGAGGCGGCTACAGTAGACGGGGCGACGACATGGGGCACGTTCTGGCGAATTATTTTTCCGTTGATGGCACCAATTAGTGCTACCGTTGGGATACTCACCTGCCTGTCCACCTATAACGACTTTCTGCTACCGCTCATTATTATCAGCGATCCGGAGCAGTATACGTTGCCGCTCGTTCAGTATGTGTTCCAGGGGCAGTTTAATACAGACTTCAATCTGGCCTTTGCCTCGTACCTGATGGCCTTGCTGCCAATGATTATCGTCTATTTTATTGCACAAAAATGGATCATCAACGGCGTTACGCAAGGCTCCGTGAAGTAA
- a CDS encoding sugar ABC transporter permease encodes MNKRLTAFYWMTMPAVLLFFIFLTLPALQGFYYSLTNWNGFGHQYHFVGFKNYVNLFQDDNVGNAYWFTFKFAIVVTIAINVLSLLIALGLNAKIRFRNFFRGIYFLPNILSVLIVGYIFNYLFSNVFTIWGQNLGITFLSTNILGSEQLAWVGVVIVAAWQGIAFNTILYLAGLQTIPTSLYEASDLDGAGKWREFWSITFPLIAPFFTINMVLAMKNSLMVFDQIVALTNGGPGRATQSISHLIYTGGFRGGEFAYQSANSVIYFIVIAMISILQLRFLQRREMDN; translated from the coding sequence ATGAATAAGCGACTAACGGCTTTCTATTGGATGACCATGCCGGCTGTCCTGTTGTTTTTTATATTTTTGACATTGCCTGCTTTGCAGGGCTTTTATTATTCGCTCACGAACTGGAACGGCTTTGGTCATCAATATCACTTTGTCGGGTTCAAAAACTATGTCAACCTGTTTCAGGACGATAATGTGGGGAACGCATACTGGTTTACCTTCAAGTTTGCCATTGTGGTCACGATTGCGATTAACGTCCTTAGTTTGCTAATTGCGCTGGGGCTGAATGCTAAAATACGGTTCCGTAACTTTTTCCGGGGTATTTATTTTTTGCCTAATATTTTGAGCGTGCTGATTGTCGGGTACATATTCAATTACTTGTTTTCGAACGTGTTTACGATTTGGGGGCAAAATTTAGGCATTACCTTTTTATCGACCAACATTTTGGGCAGCGAACAGTTGGCTTGGGTGGGGGTTGTGATCGTAGCCGCATGGCAGGGCATTGCCTTCAATACGATTCTCTATCTGGCCGGGCTGCAAACCATCCCGACAAGTCTGTACGAGGCATCCGATCTGGACGGTGCAGGCAAATGGCGTGAATTCTGGAGTATTACGTTTCCGCTGATTGCCCCGTTTTTTACGATCAATATGGTATTGGCGATGAAAAATTCCCTCATGGTGTTCGACCAAATCGTGGCCTTGACGAACGGTGGACCGGGGCGGGCGACACAGTCGATATCACACTTGATCTATACAGGGGGCTTTAGAGGCGGGGAGTTTGCTTATCAGTCGGCTAACTCTGTCATTTATTTTATTGTGATTGCGATGATTTCCATCTTGCAGCTACGATTCCTCCAGAGAAGGGAGATGGATAACTGA
- a CDS encoding extracellular solute-binding protein, translating into MWKWGKRLSILASVLLMAIIVSACNKDDASGKVKIEFFQNKPEAKGSFDKLISRFNQEHPGIEVTQVNPPEAETVLLTRVVKNDVPDIVGLGATDTYSILAQSGIFTELANTDLPHTVDPIYLKMLKDVTGADPVYGIPYAANANGVMYNKTLFKEMGLQVPKTWDELILTVQKIKAAGKIPFYFTYKDDWQTNLPFNALGPNLVGIDFFLQRRANQVTFQDKYRKVAEKQLELLKYGHGDNFGKNYADGNRAFANGQGFMYIQGSWAISEIRKANPKVELGFFPLPTGNDEQAVKLVSGIDTLLAVSESTPHKKEAEEFIAFLLKPENSKQYITEQTLFSAVKGVTQDDPSVAELLPYFKSGRVIDFADHYIPKAVQLNSIVQAFLQNGDIDAYLAKLDSEWNKVANRR; encoded by the coding sequence ATGTGGAAATGGGGCAAGAGGCTGTCAATACTAGCTTCGGTACTTCTAATGGCGATTATTGTAAGCGCATGCAATAAGGATGATGCGTCAGGTAAAGTGAAGATTGAATTTTTCCAGAACAAGCCGGAGGCCAAGGGTTCCTTCGATAAACTGATCTCCCGATTCAATCAGGAGCATCCTGGTATTGAAGTGACACAGGTGAATCCGCCAGAGGCAGAGACGGTGTTATTGACCCGAGTGGTTAAAAATGATGTACCTGACATTGTAGGGCTCGGGGCTACCGACACCTATTCCATTTTGGCGCAGAGCGGTATTTTTACGGAATTGGCGAATACGGATCTGCCGCATACCGTGGACCCCATCTACCTCAAAATGCTCAAGGATGTGACCGGGGCCGATCCGGTGTACGGAATTCCTTACGCTGCCAATGCGAATGGTGTGATGTACAACAAAACACTTTTTAAGGAAATGGGATTACAGGTGCCCAAAACGTGGGATGAGCTGATCCTAACGGTACAAAAGATCAAGGCTGCTGGCAAAATCCCGTTCTATTTTACATATAAAGATGATTGGCAGACGAACCTTCCCTTCAATGCACTTGGTCCGAATCTGGTGGGCATTGATTTTTTCCTGCAACGACGTGCAAATCAGGTCACCTTTCAGGACAAGTACCGCAAGGTTGCGGAAAAGCAGCTGGAGCTGCTGAAATATGGACATGGCGATAATTTTGGCAAAAACTATGCGGACGGGAACCGTGCCTTTGCTAATGGACAGGGGTTTATGTACATCCAGGGCTCATGGGCGATATCTGAAATCCGCAAGGCGAACCCGAAGGTGGAGCTTGGGTTCTTCCCGTTACCAACAGGGAACGATGAACAGGCGGTCAAGCTGGTGTCTGGTATAGATACACTGTTAGCCGTTTCGGAGAGCACTCCGCATAAAAAAGAGGCCGAGGAGTTCATTGCCTTCCTGCTGAAGCCGGAGAACAGCAAGCAGTACATTACAGAGCAGACGCTGTTTTCAGCGGTGAAGGGAGTCACGCAGGATGATCCGAGTGTAGCGGAGCTGCTGCCGTATTTTAAATCCGGGCGTGTCATTGATTTTGCCGATCATTATATTCCGAAAGCCGTACAGTTAAACTCCATTGTGCAGGCCTTCCTGCAAAACGGAGACATCGACGCTTATTTGGCGAAGCTGGACAGTGAATGGAATAAGGTAGCTAACCGCCGATAG
- a CDS encoding cellulase family glycosylhydrolase, producing MRDWRLYGKKVLVFAVVFLLFSGMGLLNGGTSFAASGFYVSGTSLKDANGNTFVMRGVNNPHIWFDTQAYQALDTIAATKSNTVRIVWQTNGSAQRLEEIINRAKQLKLISVVELHDVTGSNDANRLNDMARYFADPAVKKVLADNQKYVLVNIANEWGDHNLSDAAWRDAYKTAITTLRNAGLPNTIVIDGSGWGQYASPIKAHGIELLQHDPNHNLLFSVHMYANYNDSSKIGSELQAMKDKGLAVIVGEFGYNYNNGNNNLGTTVNPYEVMKQSQAKGIGYLAWSWTGNNSENAWLDLVNSSDWKTPTAWGNIILNDANGIKNTSKTASVY from the coding sequence GTGAGAGATTGGCGGTTATATGGAAAAAAGGTACTGGTATTCGCTGTAGTGTTTCTGCTTTTTTCCGGCATGGGTTTGTTGAATGGAGGTACATCGTTTGCAGCCTCGGGGTTTTATGTAAGCGGAACCAGTCTGAAGGATGCGAACGGAAATACCTTTGTCATGCGTGGAGTGAATAACCCTCATATTTGGTTCGATACACAGGCCTATCAGGCATTGGATACCATTGCGGCGACGAAGTCCAACACCGTTCGCATTGTGTGGCAAACGAATGGATCAGCACAAAGACTGGAGGAAATTATCAACCGCGCCAAACAGCTCAAGCTGATCTCTGTCGTTGAACTGCACGATGTTACGGGCAGCAATGATGCCAATCGTTTGAACGATATGGCCCGTTATTTCGCTGATCCAGCGGTGAAAAAAGTACTGGCCGATAACCAAAAGTATGTCCTCGTGAATATCGCGAATGAATGGGGCGACCATAACCTGTCCGATGCCGCATGGCGGGACGCTTACAAAACGGCGATCACCACACTGCGCAACGCAGGCTTGCCGAATACGATTGTGATCGACGGCTCCGGTTGGGGACAATATGCTTCCCCGATTAAAGCCCATGGCATTGAGCTATTACAGCATGATCCCAACCATAATTTGCTGTTCTCCGTCCATATGTACGCCAACTACAATGATTCCAGCAAGATCGGCTCCGAGCTGCAAGCTATGAAAGATAAGGGGCTGGCTGTCATCGTGGGCGAATTTGGCTACAACTACAACAATGGCAACAACAATCTGGGTACCACCGTGAACCCTTATGAGGTCATGAAGCAATCCCAAGCCAAAGGCATCGGCTATCTGGCCTGGTCCTGGACGGGCAACAACAGCGAGAACGCATGGCTTGACCTTGTGAACAGCAGCGACTGGAAAACGCCGACGGCATGGGGCAATATCATATTGAACGATGCCAACGGTATCAAGAACACTTCGAAGACAGCTTCGGTGTACTGA
- a CDS encoding ABC transporter permease, whose protein sequence is MKLLIYSEFERLWRRKWFWLMVLCTPMLACSTGVYFLRTMKVPVEVLSLNFVVTGLRENLFLACNIAVAALAAAVYTEEFRSGQLRLLFMRRFTRGQIFWSKLLVLNASILLLLIAFAVSSQVIVEVWTLSYDVSDAGLSGSQGLQMLEYYGWALASLVAISSFYCFVAMYSKSVTYAIGVCMVYNLGSLLFDSLYLKWASFVSHIPYLYNVITFMIIPYMQHIGLDRSLMGNLSVNGAIVTVVSLYLIFFTWGAYRRFVTDDYLY, encoded by the coding sequence ATGAAGCTATTAATATACAGCGAGTTCGAGCGATTATGGAGACGAAAGTGGTTCTGGCTCATGGTTTTATGTACACCGATGCTAGCCTGTTCGACAGGAGTATATTTTTTGCGCACGATGAAGGTTCCTGTAGAGGTATTATCCTTAAACTTTGTCGTTACTGGTCTGCGTGAGAATTTGTTTTTAGCATGCAATATAGCTGTGGCTGCTTTAGCTGCTGCTGTATACACTGAGGAATTTCGAAGCGGGCAACTGCGTTTGTTATTTATGCGCCGATTTACCCGCGGTCAGATTTTCTGGAGTAAGCTGCTGGTTTTGAATGCTTCTATCTTGCTTCTTCTCATTGCATTTGCAGTATCCTCGCAGGTGATCGTTGAAGTATGGACTCTTTCATATGATGTAAGTGATGCGGGGCTGTCCGGATCTCAAGGACTGCAGATGCTTGAATACTATGGTTGGGCGCTTGCCTCATTAGTAGCAATAAGCTCCTTCTACTGCTTCGTCGCTATGTACAGCAAGAGTGTAACGTATGCCATCGGTGTTTGTATGGTATATAATCTGGGCTCTCTGTTGTTTGATTCGTTGTACTTAAAATGGGCCTCTTTTGTTTCTCATATCCCATACTTATACAACGTAATCACGTTTATGATTATTCCGTATATGCAGCATATAGGATTAGATAGATCTTTAATGGGGAATTTGTCCGTGAATGGAGCAATTGTCACCGTTGTTAGTCTATATCTTATTTTTTTTACTTGGGGCGCATATCGCCGTTTTGTGACCGATGATTATCTGTATTAG
- a CDS encoding ATP-binding cassette domain-containing protein → MSDSLLEVSQVTKKMGKRNLLDRVSFKLQEGKIYGFIGPNGAGKTTMMRIMTGLMQPTSGSVKIASYDVQTDREKALSKVGAIIESPVFFDYMTGRQVLRNLSRLHSEIAPSDREIHIEELLTKVRLETRGDDKVKTYSLGMKQRLGIAQSMLGAPELLLLDEPSNGLDPMGMRELRDIVLRLRDSANYAFFISSHLLDELQQMCDELIVIKEGTLVWKGPADQLVEDGQRLEDAFMGLMGL, encoded by the coding sequence ATGTCGGACTCCTTACTGGAGGTCAGTCAGGTAACGAAAAAAATGGGAAAAAGGAATTTGTTAGATCGTGTTTCATTTAAGCTTCAGGAAGGAAAGATATATGGATTCATCGGACCTAATGGAGCTGGTAAAACCACAATGATGCGAATCATGACCGGACTGATGCAGCCAACCAGCGGCTCTGTAAAGATAGCTTCATATGATGTACAGACGGATCGGGAAAAGGCGCTGTCCAAGGTGGGTGCTATTATTGAATCTCCGGTCTTTTTTGATTATATGACAGGCAGGCAGGTTTTACGAAATTTGTCACGGTTGCACTCTGAGATTGCACCCTCAGATCGGGAGATACATATTGAAGAGTTGCTTACAAAGGTAAGACTGGAAACACGGGGGGATGACAAGGTGAAAACCTATTCGCTGGGTATGAAGCAAAGGCTCGGGATTGCGCAGTCTATGCTGGGGGCTCCAGAGCTTCTATTGCTAGATGAACCGTCAAACGGCCTTGACCCTATGGGGATGCGAGAGCTGAGAGATATTGTGCTTCGTCTGCGTGATTCAGCGAATTATGCCTTTTTTATTTCAAGTCACTTGCTGGATGAGTTGCAGCAAATGTGTGACGAACTGATTGTAATTAAAGAAGGGACACTAGTTTGGAAGGGGCCCGCTGATCAACTGGTTGAGGACGGCCAACGTCTGGAGGATGCTTTTATGGGATTAATGGGACTATGA
- the abc-f gene encoding ribosomal protection-like ABC-F family protein, whose protein sequence is MYIVNGQQLKKYQGANLILDGASFDIHTGEKVGLIGRNGSGKTTLLRLIARLSRPDEGQLVIAKDTKIGYLPQIPAEFEHLSVYETLAYAYRELKDCRNQMSELEREMSDPVVAADADRLEKLLQSYAALQERFERSGGYEMDANIDQVADGLRIPKAMYTRSFGSLSGGEKTKIALASQLIGRPDLLLLDEPTNHLDLKGLEWLEQFLQAYTGACVVVSHDRYFLDRVAVKMIELEDGEAFTYYANYSGYVKEKEERLLLQFEDYKEQQKRIKKMKEAIRRFEEWGRNGDNEKFFKKANSIRKALERMELVKRPVLDPQGAEFNLRLEDRSGRRVLHFEEMAKAYGERQILKGATGSLEFGEKVALLGDNGSGKTTLLKLLLGQESADAGMVQWGARVEYGYLAQQERERDSRATVLVYFKEEAGVEEGEARGLLAKYLFYGADVFKPVSMLSGGEWSRLRLALLAMKKPNLLVLDEPTNHLDIDSREALEEALDSYTGTVLAISHDRYFVNKLAGRVWELEDGKLASYLGGFDEYRAKKRELEHARLLSTGDAGARTASGSRAAAGGGSGLGGAASVSAASNRTSSAARTGAPAEDDASRTRPGAAGRLDTPAASSERLERAIAAKEAELAAADAELEQLGTSSDTMRMAELWDARERLQAELDTLLGEWIELE, encoded by the coding sequence ATGTATATCGTGAACGGTCAACAGTTGAAAAAATACCAAGGTGCCAATCTGATTCTGGACGGTGCATCGTTTGATATTCATACGGGGGAAAAGGTGGGACTCATCGGCCGCAACGGAAGCGGTAAAACCACCCTATTACGCCTAATCGCACGTTTGTCCCGCCCGGATGAAGGGCAGCTCGTCATCGCCAAGGATACGAAAATCGGCTATTTGCCGCAAATCCCGGCGGAGTTTGAACACTTGAGCGTGTATGAAACGCTGGCTTACGCCTATCGTGAGCTGAAGGATTGCCGCAATCAGATGAGCGAGCTGGAGCGTGAAATGTCCGATCCGGTAGTAGCTGCGGATGCAGATCGTTTGGAGAAGCTGCTGCAATCGTATGCCGCCTTGCAGGAACGGTTTGAGCGAAGCGGCGGCTATGAAATGGATGCGAATATCGATCAGGTAGCCGACGGGCTGCGTATCCCCAAAGCCATGTATACGCGCAGCTTTGGTTCGTTGTCCGGCGGGGAGAAAACGAAAATTGCACTCGCGTCCCAGTTGATTGGACGACCGGATCTGTTGCTGCTGGATGAGCCGACCAACCACTTGGATTTAAAAGGTCTGGAATGGCTGGAGCAATTTTTACAAGCCTATACGGGCGCGTGTGTTGTTGTATCACATGATCGTTATTTTCTGGATCGCGTTGCCGTCAAGATGATTGAGCTGGAGGATGGCGAGGCGTTTACGTATTATGCAAACTACAGTGGCTACGTCAAGGAGAAGGAAGAACGGCTGCTGCTGCAATTCGAGGACTACAAGGAACAGCAAAAGCGGATCAAGAAGATGAAAGAGGCCATTCGGCGTTTTGAAGAGTGGGGACGCAATGGGGATAACGAAAAGTTTTTTAAAAAAGCGAACTCGATCCGTAAAGCATTAGAGCGCATGGAGCTGGTGAAGCGGCCTGTACTGGACCCGCAAGGGGCTGAGTTTAATTTGAGACTGGAGGACCGTTCGGGCCGACGCGTGCTGCATTTCGAAGAAATGGCCAAAGCCTACGGGGAGCGCCAGATATTAAAAGGGGCTACAGGCAGTCTGGAGTTTGGTGAAAAGGTGGCGCTGCTGGGAGATAACGGTTCGGGAAAAACGACGCTGCTCAAGCTGCTGCTCGGTCAGGAGAGTGCGGATGCAGGCATGGTGCAATGGGGCGCACGCGTGGAGTATGGATATTTGGCGCAGCAGGAAAGAGAGCGGGACAGTCGTGCGACCGTGCTTGTGTACTTCAAGGAAGAAGCGGGTGTGGAGGAAGGCGAGGCACGAGGGCTGCTGGCGAAGTATTTGTTCTACGGAGCAGATGTGTTTAAGCCTGTTAGCATGCTGTCCGGTGGAGAATGGTCCCGCTTGCGGCTGGCGTTGCTGGCCATGAAAAAGCCGAACTTGCTGGTGCTGGATGAGCCGACCAACCATTTGGACATCGACTCACGCGAGGCGCTGGAGGAAGCGCTGGACAGTTACACGGGAACCGTGCTGGCGATTTCGCACGACCGTTATTTTGTGAATAAGCTGGCTGGGCGCGTCTGGGAGCTGGAGGACGGAAAGCTGGCCTCTTATCTGGGCGGCTTCGATGAATACCGGGCGAAGAAGCGGGAACTGGAACACGCCCGCCTCCTGAGCACAGGAGATGCCGGGGCACGCACGGCATCCGGAAGCAGAGCCGCTGCAGGTGGCGGCTCTGGCTTGGGCGGGGCTGCATCTGTCAGTGCAGCCAGCAACAGAACGTCTTCGGCTGCGCGGACAGGAGCGCCTGCCGAAGACGATGCGAGCCGCACGCGTCCGGGTGCGGCAGGTCGTTTAGACACGCCCGCCGCATCCAGCGAGCGGCTGGAGCGGGCGATTGCCGCCAAGGAAGCGGAATTGGCGGCGGCGGATGCCGAGCTGGAGCAGCTTGGCACAAGCAGCGACACGATGCGCATGGCGGAGCTGTGGGACGCGCGTGAACGACTGCAAGCGGAGCTGGACACGCTGCTCGGCGAGTGGATTGAACTGGAGTAG